The Brevibacillus brevis genome contains a region encoding:
- the rapZ gene encoding RNase adapter RapZ gives MTELGNDKAMNLLIITGMSGAGKTVAVQSLEDLGFFCVDNLPPVLIPKFAELVKQSGGSIERVALVIDLRGREFFENLAVTMESLNQMNGLSYHILYLDANDQTLVSRYKETRRRHPLSPNGSPLEGIHAERRLLQEMKGWAHQIIDTSQMKPVQLREKIINQYGQQGSPLTINVLSFGFKYGAPIDADLMFDVRFLPNPHYVEDLRPKTGCDPDVAEYVMQHKDTKEFLEKLTDFLGYTLPHYQREGKSQLVIGIGCTGGKHRSVAIAEHLGETFGKDFSVRVSHRDMEKNK, from the coding sequence GTGACGGAATTGGGAAACGACAAGGCCATGAATCTCCTGATTATTACCGGAATGTCAGGTGCGGGAAAGACAGTTGCTGTACAAAGCTTGGAGGACCTGGGCTTTTTTTGTGTAGACAACCTACCCCCTGTACTGATTCCCAAATTTGCTGAGTTGGTCAAACAGTCTGGTGGGAGTATTGAGCGAGTCGCATTGGTGATTGACTTGCGAGGGCGTGAGTTTTTTGAAAATCTTGCCGTAACCATGGAAAGCCTCAATCAGATGAATGGATTATCGTACCACATCCTTTATCTGGATGCGAACGATCAGACATTGGTTTCTCGCTACAAGGAAACACGTCGCAGACATCCGCTTTCTCCAAACGGTTCGCCTTTGGAAGGAATTCACGCTGAGCGCCGTTTGTTGCAGGAAATGAAGGGCTGGGCGCATCAGATTATCGATACGAGTCAAATGAAGCCAGTTCAGCTTCGAGAAAAAATCATCAACCAATACGGTCAACAAGGATCACCACTTACGATTAATGTTTTGTCGTTTGGTTTCAAATACGGCGCACCGATAGACGCTGATTTGATGTTCGATGTTCGTTTTTTGCCCAACCCGCATTATGTGGAGGATTTGCGTCCGAAAACAGGATGTGATCCAGACGTGGCAGAGTATGTGATGCAGCACAAGGACACAAAGGAATTCTTAGAAAAGCTTACAGACTTTTTGGGGTATACCCTGCCGCATTACCAGCGTGAAGGAAAAAGTCAACTTGTGATAGGAATTGGATGCACCGGTGGCAAGCATCGCTCGGTCGCTATTGCAGAACATTTGGGAGAAACCTTTGGCAAAGATTTTTCTGTCCGTGTCAGTCATCGAGACATGGAAAAAAACAAATGA